A genome region from Neofelis nebulosa isolate mNeoNeb1 chromosome 14, mNeoNeb1.pri, whole genome shotgun sequence includes the following:
- the LOC131494558 gene encoding uncharacterized protein LOC131494558, translating to MSDHQVRPPSQDLQARPPSQTSMPRLHATTTKPYLHAKTSKPDHQARSPCQDHQAISPCQDLHAKTSKPDLQARPPSQTSRPRLHAKTTKPYLHAKTSMPRPPSQTTKPDLHAKTTKPDLHAKTSMPRPPNQTTKPHLHAKTSIPRPPNQTTKPHLHAKTSMPRPPCQDLHAKTSKPDLQARPPCQDSMPRPPSHISMPRPPSQTTKPDLHANTPCQDHQARPPCQDLHPKTSKPDLQARPSCQDHQATPPSQTTKPDLHAKTSMPRPPSQTSMSRHPCQDLHAKTTKPDLQTTKPDLHAKTTKPDLHARTSMPRTPRQDHQTRPPSQTSMPRPPCQDLQAKTSKPDLHAKTSKPRPPSQISMPRPQCQDHQTRPPSQISMLRPPCRDLQAKTSMPRPPS from the exons ATGTCAGACCACCAAGTCAGAC CTCCAAGCCAAGACCTCCAAGCCAGACCACCAAGCCAGACCTCCATGCCAAGACTCCATGCCACGACCACCAAGCCATATCTCCATGCCAAGACCTCCAAGCCAGACCACCAAGCCAGATCTCCATGCCAAGACCACCAAGCTATATCTCCATGCCAAGACCTCCATGCCAAGACCTCCAAGCCAGACCTCCAAGCCAGACCTCCAAGCCAAACCTCCAGGCCAAGACTCCATGCCAAGACCACCAAGCCATATCTCCATGCCAAGACCTCCATGCCAAGACCTCCAAGCCAGACCACCAAGCCAGACCTTCATGCCAAGACCACCAAGCCAGACCTTCATGCCAAGACCTCCATGCCAAGACCACCAAACCAGACCACCAAGCCACATCTCCATGCCAAGACCTCCATCCCAAGACCACCAAACCAGACCACCAAGCCACACCTCCATGCCAAGACCTCCATGCCAAGACCTCCATGCCAAGACCTCCATGCCAAGACCTCCAAGCCAGACCTCCAAGCCAGACCTCCATGCCAAGACTCCATGCCAAGACCACCAAGCCATATCTCCATGCCAAGACCTCCAAGCCAGACCACCAAGCCAGACCTCCATGCCAACACTCCATGCCAAGACCACCAAGCCAGACCTCCATGCCAAGACCTCCATCCCAAGACCTCCAAGCCAGACCTCCAAGCCAGACCTTCATGCCAAGACCACCAAGCCACACCTCCAAGCCAGACCACCAAGCCAGACCTTCATGCTAAGACCTCCATGCCAAGACCACCAAGCCAGACCTCCATGTCAAGACATCCATGCCAAGACCTCCATGCCAAGACCACCAAGCCAGACCTACAA ACCACCAAGCCAGACCTCCATGCCAAAACCACCAAGCCAGACCTTCATGCCAGGACCTCGATGCCAAGAACTCCACGCCAAGACCACCAAACCAGACCACCAAGCCAGACCTCCATGCCAAGACCTCCATGCCAAGACCTCCAAGCCAAGACCTCCAAGCCAGACCTCCATGCCAAGACCTCCAAGCCAAGACCACCAAGCCAGATCTCCATGCCAAGACCTCAATGCCAAGACCACCAAACCAGACCACCAAGCCAGATCTCCATGCTGAGACCTCCATGCCGAGACCTCCAAGCCAAGACCTCCATGCCAAGACCTCCAAGTTAG